The following coding sequences are from one Megamonas funiformis window:
- a CDS encoding sugar ABC transporter substrate-binding protein, whose amino-acid sequence MKRFYKNMTYIIIFFMVLIIFTVTYNIYTAPVAKHKVFGVSYMTMNNPFYKIINNEILKVVEKNNDTLITLDPELDVDKQNEQIYKFIDQKVDGIFINPIDFEQIEPALQAAKRANIPVIIIDAPVSDESLVNCTIVSDNYDAGVQCAKDMMERLDSANIVLLKHTTAKSAKERIEGFLSVIDNNEKYKVINEAECDGQLEIAMPKMQEIIEETPDIDVVMALNDPSALGALAALEKNNKNDVMVYGIDGTPEIKALIGRNQMIVGTVAQSPIKMGQIAVENMYNILNGKKIEKNIIIPISLINKENLFKYDEDRWQ is encoded by the coding sequence ATGAAGCGTTTTTATAAGAACATGACATATATAATAATTTTTTTTATGGTATTAATAATTTTTACAGTTACATACAACATATATACGGCACCTGTTGCTAAACATAAAGTTTTTGGTGTTAGTTATATGACCATGAATAATCCATTCTATAAAATAATCAATAATGAGATTTTAAAAGTAGTAGAGAAAAATAATGATACTTTGATTACTTTAGACCCAGAATTAGATGTAGATAAGCAAAATGAGCAGATATATAAATTCATAGACCAAAAAGTAGACGGAATTTTTATAAATCCTATTGATTTTGAACAAATAGAGCCAGCTTTACAGGCAGCAAAAAGAGCAAATATTCCTGTAATTATCATAGACGCCCCAGTTAGTGATGAAAGTTTAGTGAATTGTACGATTGTTTCGGATAATTATGATGCTGGTGTTCAATGTGCAAAAGATATGATGGAAAGATTAGATAGTGCAAATATTGTTCTATTGAAACATACAACAGCAAAATCAGCAAAAGAGCGAATTGAAGGTTTTTTGAGCGTAATTGATAATAATGAAAAATATAAAGTTATAAACGAAGCTGAATGTGATGGGCAATTGGAAATTGCCATGCCTAAAATGCAAGAGATTATAGAAGAAACACCTGATATAGACGTAGTAATGGCGTTAAATGACCCAAGTGCTTTAGGTGCATTGGCTGCTTTAGAAAAGAACAATAAAAATGATGTAATGGTATATGGAATAGATGGCACGCCAGAGATAAAAGCTTTGATTGGCAGAAATCAAATGATAGTCGGTACGGTAGCGCAATCACCTATCAAGATGGGGCAAATAGCTGTAGAAAATATGTATAATATTTTAAATGGCAAAAAAATAGAAAAAAATATAATAATACCTATTTCGCTGATAAACAAAGAAAATTTATTTAAATATGATGAAGATAGGTGGCAATAA
- a CDS encoding sensor histidine kinase, producing the protein MNRTYGLFFFIVKNTMFILNVIIVLFYVAVIAITTKYIIGNDLARSFLDKVMYMPTAPVYIISGSVGLLLCLAYCVYYREFNNIRNKTINYLYSLLEVVISVILIFLIYLSYNGIILFVFCDCMYHLKKGLKYQVLLVALGLIYLLANYEIVTYFYTLVNIEEYFLVYDASIRNCLIIIKRLLEGFNIILFIIFMIIYILKQIQENEYISKKLSMVAMINKKMQKYVIVTEKFGEKNERKRLARELHDTIGHALAGMAVGVDACITMIDKNPQLAKAQLKVISKAIRKGMKDVRNSLNKMRPDFLQQYRLKEAIEKMKEEISNVTDLKINLNYQIDETGFDTKIEDILFRVIQESITNSIRHGLATVVDINIYKENNLLCLKIKDNGKGCKAINYGFGLKQMVERVSQIRGDINFYSENGFTTEIKIPL; encoded by the coding sequence ATGAATAGAACATATGGATTATTTTTCTTTATTGTTAAAAATACGATGTTTATTTTAAATGTGATAATTGTTTTATTTTATGTAGCAGTTATTGCGATTACAACAAAATATATCATTGGAAATGATTTGGCGAGGAGTTTTCTTGATAAAGTAATGTATATGCCTACGGCTCCAGTATATATTATTAGTGGGTCTGTTGGTTTATTACTTTGTTTAGCTTATTGCGTTTATTATCGAGAGTTTAATAATATAAGAAATAAAACAATAAATTACTTATATAGTTTGTTAGAAGTAGTAATTTCAGTAATACTTATTTTTTTAATATATTTATCATATAATGGAATAATTTTATTTGTTTTTTGTGATTGTATGTATCATCTGAAAAAAGGCTTGAAGTATCAAGTCTTATTAGTTGCATTAGGTCTTATATATTTATTGGCAAATTATGAAATAGTTACATATTTTTATACTTTAGTTAATATAGAAGAATATTTCCTAGTCTATGATGCTAGCATAAGAAATTGTTTAATAATCATAAAGAGATTATTAGAAGGCTTTAATATAATATTGTTTATAATTTTTATGATTATTTATATCTTGAAGCAGATACAAGAAAATGAATATATCAGTAAAAAATTATCCATGGTGGCAATGATAAATAAAAAAATGCAAAAATATGTTATTGTTACGGAAAAATTTGGTGAAAAAAATGAACGCAAGCGTTTGGCTAGAGAACTTCACGATACGATAGGACATGCTTTGGCAGGAATGGCTGTGGGCGTTGATGCGTGTATCACTATGATTGATAAAAATCCTCAATTGGCAAAAGCACAATTAAAAGTAATATCCAAGGCTATACGCAAGGGCATGAAAGATGTTAGAAATTCACTAAATAAGATGCGACCAGATTTTTTACAGCAGTATAGATTAAAAGAAGCTATTGAAAAAATGAAAGAAGAGATATCTAATGTAACGGATTTGAAGATAAATTTAAATTATCAGATTGATGAAACTGGTTTTGATACTAAGATAGAAGATATCTTATTTAGAGTTATTCAAGAAAGTATAACAAATAGTATACGACATGGATTGGCTACAGTTGTGGATATTAATATTTACAAAGAAAATAATTTATTGTGTTTAAAAATAAAAGATAATGGTAAAGGTTGTAAGGCTATAAACTATGGTTTTGGTCTAAAACAAATGGTAGAAAGAGTTTCTCAAATAAGAGGCGATATAAATTTTTATAGTGAAAATGGTTTTACAACTGAGATAAAAATACCTTTATAG
- a CDS encoding Holliday junction resolvase RuvX produces MNDEILAIDPGREKTGIAILKNSDVLEHKIINSEELVQIIKSLLEKYIIKTIVMGNGTSSKKKYDLLKQEFIDRDIVLINEYRTTDEARKLYFQENPPKGWKKLIPLGMQVPPVPVDDYAAIVIGRKYLKDNK; encoded by the coding sequence ATGAATGATGAAATTTTAGCTATTGATCCAGGTAGAGAAAAAACAGGCATAGCTATTTTAAAGAATAGTGATGTTTTAGAGCATAAAATAATTAATTCAGAAGAATTAGTGCAAATAATAAAGTCTTTGCTGGAGAAATACATTATCAAGACGATTGTCATGGGAAATGGTACGAGCAGTAAGAAAAAATATGATTTATTAAAACAAGAATTTATAGATAGAGATATAGTTTTAATAAATGAATATCGAACAACAGATGAAGCCAGAAAATTATATTTTCAGGAAAATCCACCTAAAGGTTGGAAAAAATTAATTCCTTTAGGTATGCAAGTACCACCAGTTCCTGTTGATGATTATGCTGCTATTGTTATCGGTAGGAAATATTTAAAGGATAATAAATAA